The DNA sequence ATGAAGGAAGCTGGAGTAAAGAGTGAAAGTGCTGGCAGTCTTCTACCCATGAGAGAAGCTTTTAGTGGTACCTTCATGGCTAATGGTGGTTTTGACAGGGAAGATGGGAACAATGCAGTGGCTGAGGGTCGTGTAGATGTTATTGCTTACGGCCGTTGGTTCTTGTCTAATCCAGATTTGCCAAAGAGATTTGAGCTTAATGCTCCTCTAAACAAGTATGACAGAAGTACTTTCTATACTTCTGATCCAGTTGTTGGTTACACTGATTATCCATTTCTTGAAACCACTGCTTAAATTTGTTGTGTTCAATGGCTTCCATTTGTTCACATCAAATTTCAGGTTGGTTTGACATCGTTGATCACCTTGTTCACATATTAGGATCCATTCATATGATTAAATattaatttccatatatatatttttctttatgaCCTATTGAAACCGTGtacattcaatttttttcttccaaaagtACGTTCATTTTATACCAGTTGGTTGTCGTCGTGGCCTCAATAAAAAGACAGTTGAACAACCCTAATAATTGGTGTCAAACTGTCCCGTAATGCAGACCTCACCAAATTAATGGAAAATTGGAAATGAGCTCCTATCTGGCACATGGATCAACTCCAGCtaattaatctgaaaataattCTCTATCACAAAAAGTTAAAGCTGTTACACCATCTTTTGTCTTATGCAAATCTTTGTATAATATTAATGTGGTATTGACGAACAAAAGCCGTGATTTGAGGTCATTGATTTTCTTACCAACCTTACATTGTTTATACAACCTCTAAATACATGAATATAACAGAGAAAGAAGGAAACAAATGGTGAGAATCTTTATACAGAAGCTTCCAATGGCACAATACGTGTGTGACCAACATTCCATGCTAGCACGTCTTTGCTTTCACCAGATCGTGTTTCTGTCATTGTCATTGTCATTGTGAGCTAGCTTCACTACTGGTGATCGATCTTCAGAGACGTTTTGTTTCTGGGAGATCGAAGATGAAGTTTGGGAAGGAATTTGTGTCCCAAATGGTGCCGGAATGGCAAGAAGCGTACTTGGACTACAAATCACTCAAGGCTCTGTTGAAAGACCTGTTGCGTTTTTTACAGACCAGAACACCAACAGCAATGGCTTCAACTCCAAATGGTTCAGTTTTGAACAGGAGGGCATCCCTCTACAGAGCCTTTAGTGGGCTAACATGCCGGCACAGGGACTCTCCGAGGGCGAAAGAGGATGAAGAGATTCTGGTCACTGAAGATGGGGAGGATGGGAGGTACCAGACGTTTGTGACGGTCTCGGATGAGGAAAGAGGGTATGAGGTTAAGTTTTTCAATGAGCTTGATCATGAGTTCAACAAAGTGGTTGGGTTCTACAAGAAGAAAGTTAAAGAAGTGGTCGAGGAGGCAGATGAGTTGAGTAGACAGATGGATGCTTTGATTGCTCTGAGGCTCAAGGTTGATAATCCTATGGTGGATTTTGGGGATGGTCCACAGTCAGCTGTTCATCCCATAAATGGCAGAAGTGCAGGTAATGATTTGATGATCTGATTTTTCATATGAATTGGTATGTATAGTGTATTGGATTTTGattgtttgtttaattttttttgtcatggaTTCATATGGATTATGATTCTTGAGAGAAATTTCAAATGTGGGTTTGGTTCTGAAGGAGGGCAGCACATGGATGTGATTGAGGAAGTGGAGATGATGGAAGATGAAGACAGAGGAGACAATGAACCAAAAACTAGAACCCAGAAGGCAAATGGAGGTATAGAGGGCTTTAAACCTCCTCAATTAGAGATTTTGGAACATGTAAAGATCAATGTCGCACCAGAAACTCCGGTCTCAACTCTGAAAGGGATCATCCTCAACAGTGAAAATCAAGAGCTGTCATTCAGCAAGAAAGAATTGAGGAAAGCAGAAGAGCAAATGAAACAGGCTTTCAATGAGTTTTACCAAAAGCTTCGGCTTTTGAAAAGTTACTGGTATTGCTTGAACAAAAACTAGATTTCAGTCCTTTTCATTTATGCAGTAGTGTACTGACTAACATTTGCCAAATACTTTATGGATGAAACAGTTTCTTGAACCAATTGGCTTTCTCAAAGATCATGAAGAAACATGACAAGGTTGGATCACGTTCTTTCCATTTTCATCAATCTGAACCAGATGCTATATGTTCCAAGGCCTATTAATAATGACTTGCAACTGTGTTATTGCAGATCACTTCAAGGAATGCATCAAAGGTTCACTTGAACATGTTGGAAACCTCTTATCTCGGGACCTGTGATGATGTTAGTTattcttcaactttttgtctacTATCAATTcaagggatatatatatatgaactccATCTGAAACTTTGCATTGTGAACCATCTGTTTTTGCCTTCGCAGGTTAGTAGGCTTATAGAAAGGGTGGAGGCTACCTTCATAAAACACTTCGCAAATGGTAATCACAGAAAAGGAATGAAGACATTAAGACCAACAGCCAGAAGGGAAAAGCATAGAAGTACATTTGTCTTGGGTAAGAACATATTTGTCCTTATAGAATCAAATgtacttttttccttttgggacTAGTCAGTGTGGAATATTGTACAAATTTTTTGAGGTTTCAATGTTGAGGAGGAACTTAAACTAGATGTTAATGATCACTATACTGTTCTCGGTCTACAGGACTGTTCTCTGGGTGTTCAATTGCACTTGTAGTGGCCATTATAGTGCTTATACATGCAAGAGGTCTCCTTGAAAGCGAGGGGCGTAGCCTGTACATGGAAAACATATTTCCTCTTTACAGGTTAGAGTTTACATATGTGTACCTATGAAGAAAGTTAGACCTCAGTAATCAGTAGCATTTATAGTTGAGTTTTAAGTTCAAAGTAAAACTTTTCTGTACCTGTTGCAGCTTGTTTGGATTCATAGTCCTTCATATGGTCATCTTCTCAGCAAATATATATTACTGGAGGCGATACCGAGTAAATTATTCATTTATCTTTGGCTTTAAGAAGGGCACAGAACTGGGGTACAGACAGTCTTTCCTCATGAGTTCCGGCCTTGCAGTTCTGGCATTGGCTGGTGTCCTCTCAAATTTGGATATGGAGATGGACCCAAGTACACAAAGCTTCAGAGCATTGACAGAATTAGTCCCTCTGGGTCTAGTCATTGTAAGAATTCAGACAAAAATCATTAACATCTTGATAACTTGCTTTATGATCATTCTTCTTTAATATCACTTTTGCAGGTTCTGGTTGGTATAATGTTATGTCCTTTCAACATAGTATATCGTTCCTCCCGATTTTTCCTCATCCAAGCTGTAGTACATTGCGTTTGTGCTCCTCTGTACAAGGTAATTGAAGTTAAATTTCTTCAACTTAGACATAGTAGCCAAATATACTCAAGTGTAGctactgaattttttttttatgttctttttggTAGGTTACCCTCCCGGATTTTTTCTTGGCAGATCAGCTTACTAGCCAGGTAGAGAATATTCGAATTTCCTGATGATATATAATATATACTTCTATTGATGAACATGATGTAGTTTGCTCACAACAATCAACTCAATGCCACTTAACAATCAGGTTCAGGCCTTCAGGAGTTTGGAATTCTATGTTTGCTATTATGGTTGGGGGGACTTCAAGAAGAGATCACACAACTGCCTAGACAGCCATGTATACAAAACTTTCTACTTCATTGTAGCAATTATCCCATATTGGATTCGTTCCCTTCAGGTATTCACGGGTCAAAACTCATCTTTTATGCAGCAATGACATGATCACACTATTGTTTAGGCTTCTTTGTCTATTCTATGGTTTTAACTGCGCACATTCTCTTGTTGCAGTGTCTGCGACGCTTGGTGGAGGAGAAAGATGGAATGCAAGGGTTAAATGGGCTGAAATACTTCTCAACAATTGTCGCAGTTGCTATGAGAACAAGTTTTGATATGAAAAAGGGGATGAAATGGAAGATCCTAGCTATGACTAGCTCAATTGTTGCAACAGTTGTCAGTACTTACTGGGATATTGTCATAGATTGGGGTCTTTTGAGACGGAATTCTGAAAACCGTTGGCTCAGAGACAAACTCCTTATACCAAACAAAAGTGTTTATTTCGTAGCCATGGTAGGGATTATATGCTCTAAAATTGTTCTAGTGCAGTCATTTCTTTCACTCTTCTCATTTGACACTAATTTTCGTGAACTGCAGGTGTTAAATGTTCTACTGAGACTTGCTTGGATGCAGTCAGTACTAGGATTTCGAGAAGCACCCTTCATCCATAGAACAGCCTTAGTTGCAATAGTTGCCTGTCTAGAAATAATTCGCCGTGGCATTTGGAACTTCTTCCGGTATATTTTACTTCCCCTTCAACCTTAAGTCTTCAATTCTCTCACCAGCTTAGGAGGGTCGAAGCTAAAACTAACTTGAACTAATGCAAAGAATTTGTGTTGTATTACCGAACAGGTTGGAGAATGAGCACTTGAATAATGTTGGGAAGTACCGAGCATTCAAGTCTGTACCCCTACCTTTCAACTATTACCATGATGAAGGCAAGAGCATATAAACATTTATACCATAGAACAGAGATGACAGGAGAAAAGTAGCAAAGTAGATGTATAGGGGAATCAGCGAAATTTTGTTTTCATGCCCCACATTATTTCAACAAACTATGATTTGGCATTTTTTTGCTTTTGGCATGGAGGGTGTACACTGTAGATCCATTGCTGTTTCTGGCATCTAAATTCTAACAATGCTCATTTTGGCACCAGTGCAGCAATATTCGATCTCTGTTTTCTGAGCTTACATGGTTTGAGAAATTAGTCCATCCAAACTCCAATGTGTTTAACCCAATTAGATCTAGTCTTTGACGTCCTAGCTAATATATTAAATTTAATGTACTCTCAAAAGACCGGTACAGTTGGTAAACAATTTTATCTGTGGCAACAAGTTCATAGTCATCTGTAGAATCATCGGGAAGCCGCAACTGTTTAATTCCTTGAAAGCACCTTCTTTTCAAATCTCCTTCCACCTTAAGATTGAAACAACGACGCAGATCAAGTGACTCAAGACATGGACAACCATCAAGAATGGCTTGCAAGCCCCTGTTAGTCACCCTATTTCCAAATATCTGGAGCTGTTGTAAACCATGCATTGTTCCCGCTATAGCAAGTGCATCGCCATCATCGTGTATTACCCCGCCACTACTATTACGTCCGAAAACCTGATAATGGTGGCGAAGTCCAGCAAGTAAAAGGCCGTCCCAGTTATATCGGATATCGTGGCGCTTGTTCAGTTTCAGTGACTTCAAAAGAGGGCAGCAACTGCCGATGGCTTCAAGACCTGCAGTTGTGTATGCACTGTAAGAAATTTCAAGGTCCTCCAACAACGGAAGTTTGGAAGCCACTCCAATGAGTCCATCATGTGTTATATTAGGTAACACCAGACTGAGGCGTCTGATTCCCTTGCAACTATTAGTGATATCCACAAGGAGGAGATCGGTGCCGAAGTTTTGGAGACTTATATCGACGACATTGCCACGGCCAAGATCAACGGCGTGGCGGCACATCGCTGCCATCTTCCGTGCATTCTTCTTCCATGATTTGGAGTTGCTCCAAACCCAAACACCGCACATGTCGATGGTGCGCCACATCATCGGGTCCTTGCAGATTCGGCGCCACGTCATGCACACCTTCTGAGCTGTCTCCAGAATCTCGATCACTCCCAGCCGTGATAATATCGAAGCGGTCAGGTCGTGTGGAAGGTCAATCCAGTTCCGGCAGTTTTGTTCTTGGTTTCGGTCCATTGAATTCGACTTTGTGTGGAGTTTCTTAGGCAAATTTTGTAGAAAGTCAAAAGATTATGAAAatatatttgagagagattttCTGATATCACAAAGAGGACAAATTATATACAGATACAATCTTGTACCCTAAATCTTAATAAAACTCTACTTTAACCTAGATTACAGAATATACAAGAATATTCTAAATATACAAGGCAAGTagcatgactcacgctaacaagAAAGAATGGTCCATGGGCCACATCATCGGGTCCTTGCAGATTCAATGCCACATCATGCACACCTTCTGAGCTGTCTCCAGGATGGGAACCGGGATAATATCAAAGCGGTGAGGTCGTCTGGAAGTTCAGTCCAGTTCCGGCAGGATTTCTTTTGGTTTCGGTCCATTGAATAATTTGAATTCAACTTTGTGCTGTGTTTTTGGGCTAAGACGCTAAGTTTGTAAGGAAGAAGGGTGCATGCTGCATGTTTTTGTAGGGAAAAAGGTTTTCGTCAATTGTTTTAGGCCTATTGTGACCACTCTTATCAGCTAGCCGGGATTTCTATGACAAAATGGTTGGCAATTTTCTGCTGACCGGCGGGGAAAATATGAGGTTTAGACACCTTTGCCGCCAAGTTCGTTTAGACTTATACTCAAGTTATAGAAGCTAGTTTCACTAAACTACCTCTCTGCAGATGCTCTTCTTGagatctttttttgttttccaaagCTTGTTCATCTTTGCAATTAAAGGGGAAGGCGTGAAGGAAATTTTACAGGGTTTGACAACTATCACTAAAAAGAATAGAATGACGTTCTTTTCTATAAACTATGAAAAGCAAGATTTAGATTATTACAACATCAAATGCAATAATGAAATCTTCTAACAGGAGACTTTCTAATAAATGCCTATGATAAGTTTCTTCTATGGCTCGCACCTTATTAGATCTGTTGAATATACAATTCAGAGCCCGCCAAAACAAATCCAGTGTGTTAAGACTCGAGAGAAAGTGAATAGAATGTACAACATCAACAAATAAGATGAACACTATTACAGAGACTGGTTATCCTCTTGATCATCCTCCTCtttgctgtgcaaggttgctgCAGAGTTTGAATCAGAGTTCTCGGCTGTGACAGCACCAGTACTCTCATCATCCTGATTTCTAAAGTGATTTGAAAATGACCACGGATTCCAAGTCGAGCTTGCTTTTTGAAGGCCTTGTATGGCCCTCATTGCAGCAATTGTTCCACGGTATATATCCATATTTGCCTCCTGGTTTGAAGGTGTGTCAGATGCCACATTAGCCGAACTGTTCAATTGGGGGTTGGACTTGTCTTGCGTGGTTGGGGTAGATTCAATGACTTCTGCTTCCAATGGGAAGAGAAGCTCAAGATTTGCCTCGCATTCACGCACTAGCATCGTGAGAGGTTGTATTGTAAAGAAAGGTGCACGAAGGGCAAGTTGTGTGAAAGGTAGACGCAACAATCCTCCAGTTCGTTTATCATACTTCTTTAGAATTTTGACTAGCCCTATTGAAAGAGACAGAACTCGTTTTAGCAATAGCTAAAAATTATACCTCACCAAATAATAGTCTTGCAATAAAGGAACACAGTGAAACACCATCTCCCCTATCCAAGTTAAATATAGGAGCAGAAAGAAAAATAGTACCTGCAAAGTTTAGCGAGCTATAATTTTTTAGAAGCACCATCTCCCCATGAATGGTGACAAAGTCCTTACGAATGTCCATCACTTCGTCACTAAACTCACACTCTGACGTAAAAACTCCACCTCTGCTGCTCTTTTCTTTAACTTCCTCAATTCTTCCTTTTAACTCCTGTCATTATTGCAGTTTGCAGATGAAAAAGAAGTGGAATACGACATTGCCAAATGGCTCCCATCAAGAAAATGTTCCAACCAGTGCCTTAAAAGTGCACTACATTTAATACGCAGGATTCAACCAAACGTAAGCAGATAatccagaaaaagaaagaagaaaaaggaccACACAACACAATTACAGACCTATTGAACTCGAAACTCTACCCACTAATTCATGAGAAAATCTCTCACTAAATATCCAATCATTTCTAGAACTCTTTTCTGCTTTATTGCCACAACCCACAACAACAATATTCCGGACACAACACTTATCGGGCCATATTGTTTCGGTGAGATGGTATTAGTCCCAACTGTAATCTCACTCCTAATAATAATCTTAAcaataacaagaacaagccagAACTAACAGTTAAATCAGTACCCTGTAATTTCGCTACAGCATCAGATATTAAAGATACTCACTTTCAGGTCTCTGCCCCCACATGAATATTCTCATTCCTTCAATTTTTGGTAGATTACCTAAATTTGCATATTCACAGAAATCTGATCCGAATCCTAAAACAACATGTTCATCCACTATATACCACTCCAATTCCCttcaaattttaacaaaaaaagaaaaaaaaaaagattgatacTTTCTCAAATTCCATAACATGCAAAACCAAATCCGTTAACCATTCAATTAAATTCAATCTTATTAGTGTTCATATGCAtccaaatcaaaccaaaaaaagtcaaaagttaaaaaaaaaaaacctggaaGCGAATAATGAAGTCCTCCTCTTTATCAACGTAGAAATCGTTGAGCTTCTCGAGCTCGTCATTGAGAATCCCGACGAACCAATCCTGGAGGTCCGCCAAGGGCCGGCTGGTGGCACCGTTGTCGGCATCTGAGAGCCGTCGATGAAAATTGAAGGGGTGAGGCAGGGCATCGACGGCTGCGGCGGGCAAGCGCTTGAGGAGCTTCTTGAGAAGCTTGTAGCAGAGGAACTTGTCCCTCCACTCCGGGATCGTCTCCTCCAAGTGGCTCGTGAACTCCTTCCCGAATTTCATTGCCCTTCTCTTCAAGCCTTCAACTTCAAAAACCAAAGTGCTTTTGTCCTGTGCTTATAAGAGAAGCACTCAGAGCGGGGCCTTGTGTTTATGTGTGGTAATCAATGGTGGTAATCATGGGGATAATGATATAGAGAGAATCCAATATATAGGGTGAAATGAATGAGTGGAATTTGGAATGTTTCAAGAGGCGAGTGTATTTCCGGGGTATTTATAGGCCCAACCACTCTACGTCAGTATGATCGGAGTAAcaactaagagcaactccaacaggttccctataatttttgtattatagagaagcaaaagtcaaacatttagcctatttttcttctccaactccaacagattccctagtttacagtaatctataaaatctccatattcttctttaaaattttggagtttgctgtaaatatagggaatttagttttctctctcctcactttctctaaaatagagataattatagggaatctgttggagcaaaagaggcttatttttccctaaagtagagaaaaatcaaattatagggaagctgttggagttgctctaagtacGTTGTAATTTCCAAAGTATTTGTATGATGAGGCTCTTTATTACTTAAAAATGCAGGTGTAATTTCGGGAAGTCTCCAGAGGACTAGCCGCGCGGTGGTAATACTATTCGATTAaattcttcttcagaatggAAACACCGAAAATTACAAGGCGTAATAATATAGGTactgttgt is a window from the Rosa chinensis cultivar Old Blush chromosome 2, RchiOBHm-V2, whole genome shotgun sequence genome containing:
- the LOC112186596 gene encoding phosphate transporter PHO1 homolog 9 isoform X2 is translated as MKFGKEFVSQMVPEWQEAYLDYKSLKALLKDLLRFLQTRTPTAMASTPNGSVLNRRASLYRAFSGLTCRHRDSPRAKEDEEILVTEDGEDGRYQTFVTVSDEERGYEVKFFNELDHEFNKVVGFYKKKVKEVVEEADELSRQMDALIALRLKVDNPMVDFGDGPQSAVHPINGRSAGGQHMDVIEEVEMMEDEDRGDNEPKTRTQKANGGIEGFKPPQLEILEHVKINVAPETPVSTLKGIILNSENQELSFSKKELRKAEEQMKQAFNEFYQKLRLLKSYCFLNQLAFSKIMKKHDKITSRNASKVHLNMLETSYLGTCDDVSRLIERVEATFIKHFANGNHRKGMKTLRPTARREKHRSTFVLGLFSGCSIALVVAIIVLIHARGLLESEGRSLYMENIFPLYSLFGFIVLHMVIFSANIYYWRRYRVNYSFIFGFKKGTELGYRQSFLMSSGLAVLALAGVLSNLDMEMDPSTQSFRALTELVPLGLVIVLVGIMLCPFNIVYRSSRFFLIQAVVHCVCAPLYKVTLPDFFLADQLTSQVQAFRSLEFYVCYYGWGDFKKRSHNCLDSHVYKTFYFIVAIIPYWIRSLQCLRRLVEEKDGMQGLNGLKYFSTIVAVAMRTSFDMKKGMKWKILAMTSSIVATVVSTYWDIVIDWGLLRRNSENRWLRDKLLIPNKSVYFVAMVLNVLLRLAWMQSVLGFREAPFIHRTALVAIVACLEIIRRGIWNFFRLENEHLNNVGKYRAFKSVPLPFNYYHDEGKSI
- the LOC112186596 gene encoding phosphate transporter PHO1 homolog 9 isoform X1; the protein is MKFGKEFVSQMVPEWQEAYLDYKSLKALLKDLLRFLQTRTPTAMASTPNGSVLNRRASLYRAFSGLTCRHRDSPRAKEDEEILVTEDGEDGRYQTFVTVSDEERGYEVKFFNELDHEFNKVVGFYKKKVKEVVEEADELSRQMDALIALRLKVDNPMVDFGDGPQSAVHPINGRSAGGQHMDVIEEVEMMEDEDRGDNEPKTRTQKANGGIEGFKPPQLEILEHVKINVAPETPVSTLKGIILNSENQELSFSKKELRKAEEQMKQAFNEFYQKLRLLKSYCFLNQLAFSKIMKKHDKITSRNASKVHLNMLETSYLGTCDDVSYSSTFCLLSIQGIYIYELHLKLCIVNHLFLPSQVSRLIERVEATFIKHFANGNHRKGMKTLRPTARREKHRSTFVLGLFSGCSIALVVAIIVLIHARGLLESEGRSLYMENIFPLYSLFGFIVLHMVIFSANIYYWRRYRVNYSFIFGFKKGTELGYRQSFLMSSGLAVLALAGVLSNLDMEMDPSTQSFRALTELVPLGLVIVLVGIMLCPFNIVYRSSRFFLIQAVVHCVCAPLYKVTLPDFFLADQLTSQVQAFRSLEFYVCYYGWGDFKKRSHNCLDSHVYKTFYFIVAIIPYWIRSLQCLRRLVEEKDGMQGLNGLKYFSTIVAVAMRTSFDMKKGMKWKILAMTSSIVATVVSTYWDIVIDWGLLRRNSENRWLRDKLLIPNKSVYFVAMVLNVLLRLAWMQSVLGFREAPFIHRTALVAIVACLEIIRRGIWNFFRLENEHLNNVGKYRAFKSVPLPFNYYHDEGKSI
- the LOC112186598 gene encoding putative F-box/LRR-repeat protein 23 — its product is MDRNQEQNCRNWIDLPHDLTASILSRLGVIEILETAQKVCMTWRRICKDPMMWRTIDMCGVWVWSNSKSWKKNARKMAAMCRHAVDLGRGNVVDISLQNFGTDLLLVDITNSCKGIRRLSLVLPNITHDGLIGVASKLPLLEDLEISYSAYTTAGLEAIGSCCPLLKSLKLNKRHDIRYNWDGLLLAGLRHHYQVFGRNSSGGVIHDDGDALAIAGTMHGLQQLQIFGNRVTNRGLQAILDGCPCLESLDLRRCFNLKVEGDLKRRCFQGIKQLRLPDDSTDDYELVATDKIVYQLYRSFESTLNLIY
- the LOC112186597 gene encoding SPX domain-containing protein 4, encoding MKFGKEFTSHLEETIPEWRDKFLCYKLLKKLLKRLPAAAVDALPHPFNFHRRLSDADNGATSRPLADLQDWFVGILNDELEKLNDFYVDKEEDFIIRFQELKGRIEEVKEKSSRGGVFTSECEFSDEVMDIRKDFVTIHGEMVLLKNYSSLNFAGLVKILKKYDKRTGGLLRLPFTQLALRAPFFTIQPLTMLVRECEANLELLFPLEAEVIESTPTTQDKSNPQLNSSANVASDTPSNQEANMDIYRGTIAAMRAIQGLQKASSTWNPWSFSNHFRNQDDESTGAVTAENSDSNSAATLHSKEEDDQEDNQSL